A genomic window from Myxococcota bacterium includes:
- a CDS encoding glutathione S-transferase C-terminal domain-containing protein has protein sequence MSAEPLRIVGMPGSPYSRKLRAALRYRRIPHLWLLQRSLEGRGLPQPKVQLLPQLVGPTGPGGALEARTDSTPLLRALEREYPGRSLVPPDPVVAFLDSLLEDYADEWLTKAMFHYRWAYPADIARASAILPRWGQTAQPESQARELGDVFAKRQIDRLWVVGSNESTGALIEASYHRLLALLDARLGESRFVMGARPGASDFAIYGQLTQLVGFDPTPAAIALAEAPRVVAWVDFVEDLSGVEPRDDGWIRRDAVPASFRALLAEAGRVYAPFLLANAAALARGAERVECEIDGRPWVQRPFPYQGKCLGWLREERAALSPADRRAADESLAGTGLETLFAHSS, from the coding sequence AGCCGCTGCGCATCGTCGGCATGCCGGGCTCGCCCTACAGCCGCAAGCTGCGCGCGGCGTTGCGCTACCGGCGCATCCCCCATCTGTGGCTGCTGCAGCGCTCGCTCGAAGGCCGCGGACTGCCGCAGCCCAAGGTGCAGCTCCTGCCGCAGCTGGTCGGTCCCACGGGCCCGGGCGGCGCGCTCGAGGCGCGCACCGACTCGACGCCGCTCCTGCGCGCGCTCGAGCGCGAGTACCCCGGCCGCTCGCTCGTGCCGCCCGATCCCGTCGTCGCCTTCCTCGACTCGCTGCTCGAGGACTACGCCGACGAGTGGCTCACCAAGGCCATGTTCCACTACCGCTGGGCCTATCCGGCCGACATCGCCCGCGCCTCGGCCATCCTGCCGCGCTGGGGCCAGACCGCCCAGCCCGAGTCACAGGCCCGCGAGCTCGGCGACGTGTTCGCCAAGCGCCAGATCGACCGGCTCTGGGTCGTGGGCTCGAACGAGAGCACCGGCGCGCTGATCGAGGCCAGCTATCACCGGCTGTTGGCGCTGCTCGACGCGCGGCTCGGCGAGTCGCGCTTCGTGATGGGCGCGCGCCCCGGCGCGAGTGACTTCGCGATCTACGGCCAGCTCACGCAGCTCGTCGGCTTCGACCCCACGCCCGCGGCGATCGCGCTCGCCGAGGCGCCGCGCGTGGTCGCCTGGGTCGATTTCGTGGAAGACCTGTCGGGCGTCGAGCCGCGCGACGACGGCTGGATCCGGCGCGACGCCGTGCCGGCCTCGTTTCGCGCGCTGCTGGCCGAGGCGGGCCGCGTCTACGCGCCGTTCCTGCTCGCCAACGCGGCGGCGCTGGCGCGCGGCGCCGAGCGGGTCGAGTGCGAGATCGACGGCCGGCCCTGGGTGCAGCGGCCGTTCCCGTACCAGGGCAAGTGTCTCGGCTGGCTGCGCGAGGAGCGCGCGGCGCTCTCGCCCGCGGACCGGCGCGCCGCCGACGAGTCACTCGCCGGGACGGGCCTCGAAACGCTGTTCGCTCACTCCAGCTGA
- a CDS encoding MBL fold metallo-hydrolase encodes MARVLGWLAGLVAALALAFAIAERIPAVQDAVMRAAIGHLVASDNDSLYGDDGLRVLVCGTASPLPHPSRAKACVAVFAGGRYWVVDTGPGSANRLGLLRVDPTRIAGVLLTHFHSDHIGDLGELNLNTWAGGRPEALRVYGPPGVERVTAGFNEAYALDTSYRVLHHGADFMIPEREALVPQPIPGPAETGAPVVVLEENGLRITAFRVKHDPVKPAYGYRFDYKGRSVVVSGDTAKSDSLIAAAKGADVLLHEAQANHLVAMIGEAAAAHGRPRVAKIMHDIPSYHTSPVEAAESANEAGVKLLVLYHLTPSPRFGVMERVFVRGVADVRKGDWTLADDGLLIELPAGSAEVRTSQLE; translated from the coding sequence ATGGCGCGCGTCCTGGGTTGGCTGGCGGGCTTGGTGGCTGCGCTCGCGCTCGCGTTCGCGATCGCCGAGCGCATTCCCGCGGTGCAGGATGCCGTGATGCGCGCGGCGATCGGGCACTTGGTGGCTTCCGACAACGACTCACTCTACGGCGATGACGGCTTGCGCGTGCTCGTGTGCGGCACGGCCTCGCCCCTGCCCCATCCGTCGCGCGCGAAGGCGTGCGTGGCGGTGTTCGCGGGCGGCCGCTACTGGGTGGTCGACACGGGCCCCGGCTCCGCGAACCGGCTGGGGCTCCTGCGGGTCGACCCGACGCGGATCGCGGGCGTGCTCCTGACTCACTTCCACTCCGACCACATCGGCGACCTGGGCGAGCTCAACCTGAACACCTGGGCCGGGGGCCGGCCCGAGGCGCTGCGCGTGTACGGCCCGCCCGGCGTGGAACGGGTGACTGCCGGCTTCAACGAGGCCTACGCGCTCGACACCAGCTACCGGGTGCTGCACCACGGCGCCGATTTCATGATCCCCGAACGCGAAGCGCTGGTGCCGCAGCCGATCCCCGGCCCGGCCGAGACCGGCGCGCCCGTGGTGGTGCTCGAGGAGAACGGGCTGCGGATCACCGCCTTCCGCGTGAAGCACGACCCCGTGAAGCCCGCCTACGGCTATCGCTTCGACTACAAGGGCCGCTCGGTGGTGGTGAGTGGAGACACCGCAAAGAGCGACTCACTCATCGCCGCGGCCAAGGGCGCCGACGTGCTGCTGCACGAGGCCCAGGCCAATCACCTGGTGGCGATGATCGGCGAGGCGGCCGCGGCCCACGGCCGGCCGCGCGTCGCGAAGATCATGCACGACATCCCCTCGTACCACACCTCGCCCGTCGAAGCCGCGGAGAGCGCGAACGAGGCAGGGGTGAAGCTGCTCGTGCTCTACCACCTGACGCCCTCCCCGCGCTTCGGCGTGATGGAGCGGGTGTTCGTGCGCGGCGTGGCCGACGTGCGCAAGGGCGACTGGACGCTGGCCGACGACGGCCTCTTGATCGAGCTGCCGGCAGGCTCCGCCGAGGTGCGGACGAGTCAGCTGGAGTGA
- a CDS encoding DUF2238 domain-containing protein: MTVPAACFLVWLAVWAACAVTPLDRSDWLLENLLTFAFVGTLLATFRSFRFSDRAYVQMAIFMVLHAVGGHYTYAKVPLGDWLRDGLGLSRNHFDRVVHFSFGLLLMRPMRELGFRNAPHLGRFAKLYFSVAGIGLWSMGYEILEWLVAALVDPSAGTAYLGTQGDEWDAQKDMGLALVGALIAALFQYRDGRPTSE, encoded by the coding sequence ATGACCGTTCCAGCGGCCTGCTTCCTCGTGTGGCTCGCGGTCTGGGCCGCGTGCGCCGTCACGCCGCTCGACCGCAGTGACTGGTTGCTCGAGAACCTGCTCACGTTCGCCTTCGTGGGGACGCTGCTCGCGACGTTCCGCTCCTTCCGCTTCTCGGACCGCGCTTACGTGCAGATGGCCATCTTCATGGTCCTGCACGCGGTCGGCGGGCACTACACGTACGCCAAGGTCCCGCTCGGCGACTGGCTCCGGGACGGGCTCGGGCTGTCGCGCAATCACTTCGACCGGGTGGTCCACTTCTCCTTCGGTCTCCTGCTCATGCGGCCCATGCGCGAGCTCGGCTTCCGCAACGCGCCGCACCTGGGGCGCTTCGCGAAGCTCTACTTCAGCGTGGCCGGAATCGGCCTGTGGAGCATGGGGTACGAGATCCTCGAGTGGCTCGTCGCCGCGCTCGTGGACCCGTCCGCCGGCACCGCGTACCTGGGCACGCAGGGCGACGAGTGGGACGCCCAGAAGGACATGGGTCTCGCGCTCGTGGGCGCGCTGATCGCGGCGCTGTTCCAGTACCGCGACGGGCGCCCGACCAGCGAGTGA
- a CDS encoding GFA family protein: MKIEGGCYCGALRYKAEGDPMFKGQCHCRECQYFSGGHPNVIVAMPASGFSYTKGSAKGFARKDLAKAVTREFCPDCGTHILTRAPTVPGGVILKVGTFDDPNLFGGPQMAIFTKDKQSFHTIPSGIPAFERVPGG, from the coding sequence ATGAAGATCGAAGGCGGATGTTACTGCGGGGCGCTGCGCTACAAGGCGGAGGGCGACCCGATGTTCAAGGGTCAGTGTCACTGCCGCGAGTGCCAGTATTTCTCGGGCGGCCACCCGAACGTGATCGTGGCCATGCCGGCGTCGGGCTTCAGCTACACCAAGGGCTCGGCCAAGGGCTTCGCGCGCAAGGACCTCGCCAAGGCGGTCACGCGCGAGTTCTGCCCCGACTGCGGCACGCACATCCTGACGCGCGCCCCCACGGTGCCGGGCGGCGTGATCCTGAAGGTCGGCACGTTCGACGACCCGAACCTGTTCGGCGGGCCGCAGATGGCCATCTTCACCAAGGACAAGCAGTCCTTCCACACGATCCCGTCGGGCATCCCGGCCTTCGAGCGCGTGCCCGGCGGTTGA